The Thermococcus henrietii genome segment AAGCCTGTCAGGCAGTACTCGGGGAAGACGAGGAAGTCCGGCCCGCGTTTCAGCGCCTCGTTGAAGCGCCTCTCGAACTCCCTCCAGTTGGCCTCGAAGTTTCCGACTTCAACGCGCATCGGGATTAGCGCCACTTTCATTTTCTCACCCTCCCGAGAACGAGCAAGAAGGCGTCACACTCCCTGCCGTGGCTAAACGCCCGTCCAAGTGTCAGCTCCTCCCCAGCCTCCAGCCCGTAGTGCCCGGCAAGTCCCTTAACCTTTTCCCTAATGCCGTTGATGTCGAAATCGCCCACGATGATTCTGCCGTCTGGCTTCAACAGTTCAAGGGCTCTCTTGAGGAACGGCCCCGGTTCGATATCGTGGAGGATGTAGGAGAAAACGACGACGTCAAAGTCCCTGCCGACGTCATCTCTGAAAAAATCCGCGTTGATGAACCTCAGCCGTTCGTTCTCAAGCCGCCCGAGGAAGGGAAAGAAGTCCGGGGCTCTCTCAATCCCGATAACGGTTCCCCTCTCGGAGAGCGCGAGGGCAAGCAACCCGGAGCCGGAACCGACGTCGAGAATTCTTCCTTTCGCCCGCTTCACGATTTCTTCCATGGTCTTCAGCCTCAGCCTTATTTCCTCCCTGTGGGCCGGAAATAGCGCCAGCCTCGAGCCGACCAGCCACATCAGCTCTTCCTCGGTTCCGCCAGACTCCCTGAAGGCATCAAGAGCCTTGGAATAAAACGTCTCCATGACTTTCACGGTCTCACCTCCTCCCGTTTGTCCGGGCTTTTGCGTTGTGCCTCCTCCACAACCCCCTCGTGGCTTCGAGTCCGAGGAGAAGTAGCCCGAGCGCGAGCCCCTGCCACAGGGGTTCCCCAAACTTCTTCATGAGGAGACCCATCACCAGCAGGAAGAACGCCACGTCGATGACCGATTCAACCCTTTTAAGGCCCCTCCTTTCCACAGCGTAGAGCGCGAGGAGGTAGATGACAACGAGGAGGAAGTAGAGCGGCCCGATGTAGTAAGCTGGCAGAAAGAAGAGAGCGATGAAGAAAAGAACCACGAGGACCGCCAGGGAGTCCCTCATACCACCACCTCTGTCCGGAGGAGGGGGAGCGATATGGAAAATCCCTCGTCGAACCATGCCCTCGTTAGCTCCCTCCCGATGCCCGTGGCGTTTTTGAGAAGCCCCCAGACGTTCCCCCTGAGCCCAAGGCGTGAGAAACCAACAACCTCGCCCCGCTCGACGACGAGAGCCGGCGTTACGACGACCGAGAAGTCGCCGGTGGCGCGGTCAATGGCGTTCGCGCCCCGGAGGCCGAGGGCAATAAAGCCCCTATCAATTTCCGAAATCAGCCCTTCCAGTGTCTTGTTTCCCGGTACAATGGTTAAGTTATGTGAACCGGCGATGATTCTCTCCTCGATTCTTATCCCGTCCCCAGTGCTCTCCCTACCAGCCTTCCATGCGCTGTGGCTGTCCCAGAGCAGACCCCTGACGATGCCATTCCCAATCAGGACGTTCTTCCTCGCCCTAACCCCCTCGTCGTCCGCCCTCACGTAGCGGAGGGAATTTTCATTGAGCGGGTCGTCGAGGAGCGTGACGAGCGGCGAGGCGATTGCTTCCCCCGGCTTTGCTGCCGTGCCTCCTTTCACCTCAACGCTCCCGCAGAACTTCCGGAGGGCCGCGGGAAGGAGGAGGTCTGAGAGGGGCGACGGTGCTACGATGGCCTCCATTCTCCCCTCTGGAGGCTTGACGGCCCCGAGACCTTCGACGAGGTTGAGGTACGGGTTGAGGAGTTCTTCAAGCTCCATTCGTTTGGAAGAGCCCGCATAGACCTGAAACGGAGCCTTCCCTCCAATTTCAAGCTCGGCCATCATGAAGGAGTATGAACCTTCAACGTCCGCCCCCGCGGTGCTCTCGACCGAGAAGCGCCTCGTTATAAGCTCAACCGTCCCGGAGAGCGAGAACCCCCGCTTTTCCAGTTCACCGGCCAGCGCGGAGAGCTCGCAGGCGAGGTCTTCTACATCTACCTCAAACGTCCTGTCCCAGCGAGCCCTGCAACCGGCCGGGAGGTGGTAGTCCTCCTCCTTTGAAAAGCGGAGCGTCTCGCGGGCGAGCCTCAAAGCCTCCCCCTCATCTTTACCTTCGGCGAGCGCCGAACCCACCTTCCCGTTCTCGATGAGCCTCACCGCTGTGAACTCCCTAACGCGGGCGAAGGGCTTGAGGCTCCCCTCGAGGGAAACGCCGGTCCGCTCCCCCCTCAGGCGGTAAACCTCGCGCTCCATTCACACCACCCGGATTCCCTTTTCGAAGAGGACGTGAGGTCCTCCCATGCTCACCCTCACCACCTGACCCTTTCCGCAGTAGCAGTTCTCAAAGTCGAGTTCCCTTCCAAGCCCCCTGATTCCGGGGAGCGCGTCGAGGGCTTTCCCGCTCGCCGTCGCGCCGAAGATTGGCTCGGCTATCTCACCGTCCCTGATGACGTAGCCCTCCAAAATTCCAACGGTAAACGAGGAGTCGAGGCCGGTCTGTCCCGGACCGGCGCTCACGAGGTAGTAGCCAAGCTTGATTTCCTCGAGCAGTTCCTCAAACGTCCAGTCCCCGGGTTCAAAGTAGGTGTTCCTCATCCTCACCATCGGCTCGAAGGCGTAGCTCTCGGCCCTCGCGTGGCCGTTCGGTTCGATGCCGAGCAGAAAAGCCCGCTCCCTGTCCACGAGGGGCTCGTTGAAAACTCCATCCTTCAGGATTTCGACCTTCCTAACTGGAACGCCCTCGTCGTCGTAGAGGTCGTTTCCGTGGCCGTCTTCAACGTTTCCGTCGCTCAAGCCCACGAACTCCGGTGCAATCCTCTCGCCGAGCTTATCAGCTAAAGGCGTGTTCGGCAGTTCGTCCGCCTCTGCGAGGTGTCCCAAAGCCTCGTGGGCAATCATCCCAGCGAAGCGCGGCGAGAGGAGAACCGGGACGTCTCCCAGCTTTGGCCTTCCTCCGCGGAGGAAGCAGTCCATCTGACCGCGGATTTCAGTGAGGATTTTCTCCGTCATGGCATCAACGGCCTCGAAGCCCCTCTCGATTGAGCCGGTTAGGCTGAAGAGCTCTGCACTTCGTCCGTTTGAGGAGGCCGTTAAATAGGTTATGAAGGAGATTCCCGCCAGCTCCCACTCGATTTCGGTCCCTTCGCTCGTGATTAGCCTTTTGACGCCTGAGAAGTCGGAGTACCT includes the following:
- a CDS encoding class I SAM-dependent methyltransferase → METFYSKALDAFRESGGTEEELMWLVGSRLALFPAHREEIRLRLKTMEEIVKRAKGRILDVGSGSGLLALALSERGTVIGIERAPDFFPFLGRLENERLRFINADFFRDDVGRDFDVVVFSYILHDIEPGPFLKRALELLKPDGRIIVGDFDINGIREKVKGLAGHYGLEAGEELTLGRAFSHGRECDAFLLVLGRVRK
- a CDS encoding TldD/PmbA family protein — encoded protein: MEREVYRLRGERTGVSLEGSLKPFARVREFTAVRLIENGKVGSALAEGKDEGEALRLARETLRFSKEEDYHLPAGCRARWDRTFEVDVEDLACELSALAGELEKRGFSLSGTVELITRRFSVESTAGADVEGSYSFMMAELEIGGKAPFQVYAGSSKRMELEELLNPYLNLVEGLGAVKPPEGRMEAIVAPSPLSDLLLPAALRKFCGSVEVKGGTAAKPGEAIASPLVTLLDDPLNENSLRYVRADDEGVRARKNVLIGNGIVRGLLWDSHSAWKAGRESTGDGIRIEERIIAGSHNLTIVPGNKTLEGLISEIDRGFIALGLRGANAIDRATGDFSVVVTPALVVERGEVVGFSRLGLRGNVWGLLKNATGIGRELTRAWFDEGFSISLPLLRTEVVV
- a CDS encoding TldD/PmbA family protein, which gives rise to MDVEGAVELALSLGAEYAEVREERLLRTEITGSEEVTVSTRSIGGFGVRVLANGSWGFVSVNSREDLEWAVGKAVKLARVGEGGVRLAEIKPVRDRVRSRMKVKPPEVPLEEKVEAVRGLLNGLPGAQRKVVRYSDFSGVKRLITSEGTEIEWELAGISFITYLTASSNGRSAELFSLTGSIERGFEAVDAMTEKILTEIRGQMDCFLRGGRPKLGDVPVLLSPRFAGMIAHEALGHLAEADELPNTPLADKLGERIAPEFVGLSDGNVEDGHGNDLYDDEGVPVRKVEILKDGVFNEPLVDRERAFLLGIEPNGHARAESYAFEPMVRMRNTYFEPGDWTFEELLEEIKLGYYLVSAGPGQTGLDSSFTVGILEGYVIRDGEIAEPIFGATASGKALDALPGIRGLGRELDFENCYCGKGQVVRVSMGGPHVLFEKGIRVV